The Aspergillus chevalieri M1 DNA, chromosome 5, nearly complete sequence genome includes a region encoding these proteins:
- a CDS encoding uncharacterized protein (COG:S;~EggNog:ENOG410QE86) has protein sequence MIFSSQSQKTNSTMKISAAIATAALAAGATAFDKYQPWGKRDYSCVNVYQGVPDNSTVAPGTIIDIRFNRAPTTNCEDPLSQYPGDYYSVWLYNNPVRNLDTINFDHQVKLTDGFSEKDGKVSITIPEDLPAVKDDSVWYLRLGGSLSTAPQMPTIYNAAGPFTIQKQQ, from the exons ATGATCTTCTCATCCCAATCGCAAAAAACCAATTCCACAATGAAGATCTCTGCTGCCATTGCCACCGCTGCCCTCGCCGCCGGCGCCACGGCTTTTGACAAGTACCAGC CCTGGGGCAAGCGCGACTACTCCTGCGTCAACGTCTACCAAGGCGTCCCTGACAATTCCACCGTCGCCCCCGGCACCATCATCGACATCCGCTTCAACCGTGCCCCAACCACCAACTGCGAGGACCCTCTGTCCCAGTACCCGGGTGACTATTACAGCGTTTGGCTGTACAACAACCCCGTTCGCAACCTGGACACGATCAACTTCGACCACCAGGTCAAGCTCACAGATGGCTTCTCTGAGAAGGATGGCAAGGTGTCCATCACCATCCCCGAGGATCTGCCCGCTGTGAAGGACGACAGTGTGTGGTATCTGCGTCTGGGTGGTTCGCTGTCGACGGCGCCTCAGATGCCCACTATTTACAATGCGGCGGGTCCGTTTACTATTCAGAAGCAGCAGTAA
- a CDS encoding FAD-dependent oxidoreductase (COG:C,H;~EggNog:ENOG410PV08;~InterPro:IPR036188,IPR002938;~PFAM:PF01494;~go_function: GO:0071949 - FAD binding [Evidence IEA]) — MALDIIIVGAGISGLCTAIALRRAGHRVQIFEKSRFATETGAAVSLAPNGVLVLEHLGFDFARAQACRHKAWEVMDGLTLKRITLQCLESVASITGSDYHTVHRVDLHKELLRLALDTRTDNSSTPPVKIQYDSPIANVDALNGQVYLGDGSTHTADLVIAADGIHSTVRGCVVPSDSNTSNKAIETGMSAFRFLLSTETLMARPEIRDALRMKTGDSALLADTSRVDSVQHMIWYGCRGEQVQNFVGIHLTRQPEKSSGDAKSDMLQEFGHFNLIVPELINLADDVKCWPLLIHQPLKTWIYHKVLLIGDAAHAMLPFGGQGANQAIEDAGAISILFQDLHSVGDLPARLALFEKVRTKRASRIQVLSMVKVGKEREVEEEVMKYMEDGLDVPNTFASRLVHDSGFNVLERCAKELEVARWTNHAL, encoded by the exons ATGGCTTTggacatcatcatcgttggCGCAGGCATTTCAGGACTCTGCACGGCCATCGCTCTCCGACGCGCCGGCCATAGAGTGCAG ATCTTTGAGAAATCCCGCTTCGCAACGGAAACCGGAGCTGCCGTCTCCCTAGCTCCAAATGGCGTCCTCGTCTTGGAACATCTCGGTTTTGATTTTGCTCGAGCACAAGCGTGTCGTCACAAGGCTTGGGAAGTAATGGACGGTTTGACGTTGAAGCGCATCACGCTTCAGTGTCTAGAAAGCGTTGCTAGTATCACAGGATCAGATTATCACACAGTCCACCGGGTGGATCTGCACAAGGAACTACTGAGGCTAGCCCTGGACACTAGGACGGACAATAGCTCTACTCCTCCCGTGAAAATCCAATACGACTCTCCGATTGCCAATGTCGATGCGCTTAATGGCCAGGTCTACCTAGGCGATGGCAGCACTCACACAGCCGATCTGGTAATCGCAGCAGATGGAATTCACTCTACCGTGCGTGGATGCGTGGTTCCATCAGACTCAAACACGAGTAACAAAGCCATCGAAACGGGGATGAGTGCATTCCGCTTCTTACTTTCAACCGAAACACTCATGGCTAGACCGGAAATCAGGGATGCATTGCGGATGAAAACAGGAGATTCCGCTCTGTTGGCGGATACGTCAAGAGTTGATAGTGTGCAGCATATGATTTGGTATGGGTGTCGAGG AGAGCAGGTCCAGAACTTCGTTGGCATCCATCTAACACGCCAACCAGAGAAAAGTTCTGGTGATGCCAAGTCAGACATGCTGCAAGAATTCGGCCACTTCAATCTCATTGTCCCAGAGCTAATCAA CCTAGCCGACGACGTTAAATGCTGGCCACTGCTAATTCACCAACCCCTCAAAACATGGATCTACCACAAAGTCCTCCTCATCGGCGATGCTGCCCATGCT ATGCTCCCCTTCGGCGGCCAAGGCGCCAACCAAGCCATCGAAGACGCCGGTGCAATCAGCATCCTCTTCCAGGATCTGCATAGCGTGGGAGATCTTCCTGCGCGATTGGCATTGTTCGAGAAAGTACGCACGAAACGAGCATCGAGAATACAGGTGCTGTCGATGGTTAAGGTTgggaaggagagggaggttgaagaagaagttaTGAAGTATATGGAGGATGGGTTGGATG TTCCGAATACGTTTGCGAGTCGGTTGGTGCATGATTCTGG GTTTAATGTGCTTGAGCGATGTGCGAAGGAATTGGAGGTTGCTCGATGGACTAATCATGCATTGTGA